A single window of Bradyrhizobium daqingense DNA harbors:
- the treY gene encoding malto-oligosyltrehalose synthase yields the protein MPPAIPLATYRLQLTADFDFDKAAAVIPYLKALGITHLYASPVMKARKGSTHGYDTVDHGQFNPELGGEAGFARLSEALIKNDLGLIIDFVPNHVGVHFADNPWWLDVLEWGQASPHAVSFDIDWDQLAFRARGGVLLPILGSSYGEALERGDIELRYDPDEGSLSAWYFEHRLPIAPERYGEVLRMIVKEADAADTEPGKRMLALAARYTGLRRPNRKEAPAFKSELKEIAGAADLIARGLAAYRAGKDRPAQTLALHHLLERQHYKLGHWRLASSDINYRRFFDVNGLAGLRVEDPGTFAATHRLVKQLIVEGRLQGIRLDHIDGLRDPAQYCQRLRRLVRDAQGNAKPFYTVIEKILCEHERLPHFAGVQGTTGYEWMNVITQVLVDANGLAALDETWRQISNRPPQLAPYVKDAKRRVLETLLTSEFTVLTRLLARIANGHYSTRDFSADSLRQALELYVLHFPVYRTYLTHSGPTAPDRKLIDDTIERARSEWFAADEGIFDFLRDALTMDLLKPGRPPHSAPRVRRFALKVQQFTGPMMAKSLEDTAFYQFHRLLALNEVGGDPASNGMSLAAFHQAMRVRAKEWPQGMTATATHDTKRGEDARARIAALSEIPGEWTSAVARWKVLNAPHLTHQGNFRAPSATFEYMLYQTLLGAWPLQAPVDPGFVERIQAYALKAAREGKEETSWLNPHEAYENGVNSFIGKILDPAQSAEFLEALQTLARRVALLGMLNSLGQLTLKATLPGVPDFYQGTEFWDLSLVDPDNRRPVDFAARHAALTSLDAPDWSGLSQSWPDGRLKLAWTRHLIKLRNQLPDVFIRGDYQPLEVRGAHADRAIAFARSHGRAAVIVVVGRHFAPFTQAGREWPALEGIDATIDIAGYTAAGLAGNELPLAQALRDLPVAVIEAHTTNAAKPVRRRAHA from the coding sequence ATGCCTCCCGCCATTCCGCTCGCGACCTATCGGCTCCAGCTCACGGCGGATTTCGACTTCGACAAGGCCGCCGCGGTCATTCCTTACCTGAAGGCGCTCGGGATCACGCATCTCTACGCCTCCCCGGTGATGAAGGCGCGCAAGGGCTCGACGCATGGTTACGACACCGTCGATCACGGCCAGTTCAATCCCGAGCTCGGCGGCGAGGCCGGTTTCGCGCGGCTGAGCGAGGCACTGATCAAGAACGATCTCGGTCTCATCATCGATTTCGTGCCCAACCATGTCGGGGTGCATTTCGCCGACAATCCCTGGTGGCTCGACGTGCTGGAATGGGGCCAGGCCTCGCCGCATGCGGTCTCCTTCGACATCGACTGGGATCAACTGGCCTTCCGCGCCCGCGGCGGCGTGCTGCTGCCGATCCTCGGTTCGTCCTACGGCGAGGCGCTCGAGCGCGGCGACATCGAGCTGCGCTACGATCCCGACGAGGGCAGTCTCTCCGCCTGGTATTTCGAGCATCGCCTGCCCATCGCGCCGGAACGTTACGGCGAGGTGCTCCGCATGATCGTCAAGGAAGCCGATGCGGCGGACACGGAGCCCGGCAAGCGCATGCTCGCGCTCGCCGCGCGCTACACCGGATTGCGCCGGCCCAACCGCAAGGAAGCTCCCGCCTTCAAGTCAGAACTCAAGGAGATCGCGGGCGCGGCCGATCTCATCGCGCGCGGCCTTGCCGCCTATCGCGCCGGCAAGGATCGCCCGGCGCAAACGCTGGCGTTGCATCATCTGCTTGAGCGCCAGCACTACAAGCTCGGCCACTGGCGGCTCGCCTCCAGCGATATCAATTATCGCCGCTTCTTCGACGTCAACGGGCTCGCCGGCCTGCGCGTCGAGGATCCCGGCACGTTTGCCGCCACCCACCGGCTGGTCAAGCAGCTGATCGTCGAGGGCAGGCTGCAAGGCATACGCCTGGATCACATCGACGGCCTGCGTGATCCCGCACAATATTGCCAGCGGCTGCGCCGCCTGGTGCGCGACGCGCAAGGCAACGCGAAGCCCTTCTACACCGTGATCGAGAAGATCCTGTGCGAGCATGAACGCCTGCCGCATTTCGCCGGCGTCCAGGGCACCACCGGCTATGAGTGGATGAACGTCATCACCCAGGTTCTGGTCGACGCCAACGGCCTGGCCGCGCTGGACGAGACCTGGCGACAGATCAGCAACCGGCCGCCGCAGCTCGCGCCTTACGTCAAGGACGCCAAGCGGCGCGTGCTGGAGACCCTGCTCACCAGCGAGTTCACCGTGCTGACGCGCCTGCTCGCGCGCATCGCCAACGGGCACTATTCGACCCGCGATTTCTCCGCCGACAGCCTGCGGCAGGCGCTCGAGCTTTATGTGCTGCATTTCCCGGTTTACCGCACGTATTTGACGCATAGCGGTCCGACTGCACCGGACCGCAAGCTGATCGACGACACCATCGAACGCGCCCGCTCCGAATGGTTCGCCGCGGATGAAGGCATCTTCGATTTCCTGCGCGACGCCCTGACCATGGACCTGCTCAAGCCCGGTCGGCCGCCGCACAGCGCACCGCGGGTGCGCCGCTTCGCGCTGAAGGTGCAGCAATTCACCGGTCCGATGATGGCGAAGTCGCTGGAGGATACCGCGTTCTATCAATTCCACCGGCTGCTTGCGCTGAACGAGGTCGGCGGCGATCCCGCAAGCAACGGCATGTCCCTTGCCGCCTTCCACCAGGCCATGCGGGTCCGTGCCAAGGAATGGCCGCAGGGCATGACCGCGACCGCGACCCACGACACCAAGCGCGGCGAGGATGCCCGCGCACGCATCGCGGCGCTGAGCGAAATTCCTGGCGAATGGACCAGCGCGGTGGCGCGCTGGAAGGTGCTGAACGCGCCGCATCTTACGCACCAGGGCAATTTCCGCGCACCGTCGGCGACGTTCGAATACATGCTCTACCAGACCCTGCTCGGGGCCTGGCCACTCCAGGCTCCGGTCGATCCTGGGTTCGTCGAACGCATCCAGGCCTATGCCCTCAAGGCCGCGCGCGAAGGCAAGGAGGAGACGAGCTGGCTCAATCCGCATGAAGCGTATGAGAACGGCGTCAACAGCTTCATCGGCAAGATCCTCGATCCCGCCCAGTCCGCGGAATTCCTGGAGGCGCTGCAGACCCTGGCCCGCCGCGTCGCACTGCTCGGCATGTTGAACTCGCTCGGCCAGCTCACGCTCAAGGCGACGCTGCCGGGCGTGCCGGACTTCTACCAAGGCACCGAGTTCTGGGACCTGTCGCTGGTCGACCCCGACAACCGTCGCCCCGTGGATTTTGCCGCGCGCCATGCGGCGCTGACATCCTTGGACGCTCCGGACTGGAGCGGCCTGAGCCAGAGCTGGCCCGACGGCCGGCTCAAGCTGGCCTGGACGCGCCATCTGATCAAGCTTCGCAACCAGCTTCCCGACGTCTTCATCCGGGGTGACTACCAGCCGCTCGAGGTGCGCGGGGCACATGCCGACCGCGCCATCGCCTTCGCCCGCAGCCATGGCCGCGCGGCTGTGATCGTCGTGGTCGGGCGTCACTTTGCACCGTTCACGCAAGCAGGCCGGGAATGGCCGGCGCTGGAAGGCATCGATGCAACCATCGACATCGCCGGCTACACCGCGGCAGGACTTGCCGGCAACGAACTGCCACTCGCGCAAGCCTTGCGCGACCTTCCCGTGGCGGTCATCGAGGCGCACACCACGAATGCAGCGAAGCCGGTGCGCCGACGTGCGCACGCCTGA
- a CDS encoding polyhydroxyalkanoic acid system family protein, with the protein MSAPLVVSIPHRLGREEAVRRLKTGLGRAAASIPVMQVEQESWNGDTMNFRIRALGQIASGQVDVGDDQVRVEVVLPWLLQRFAEMAQATIKKRGQLLLTKDGGK; encoded by the coding sequence ATGTCAGCACCGCTCGTCGTCTCAATTCCGCATCGCCTCGGCCGCGAGGAGGCGGTACGCCGGCTCAAGACGGGGCTCGGCCGCGCCGCGGCGAGCATTCCCGTGATGCAGGTCGAGCAAGAAAGCTGGAACGGGGATACGATGAATTTCCGCATCCGCGCGCTCGGACAGATCGCCAGCGGCCAGGTCGACGTCGGCGACGATCAGGTCCGGGTCGAGGTGGTGCTGCCCTGGCTTTTGCAGCGCTTTGCCGAGATGGCGCAGGCCACGATCAAGAAGCGCGGCCAATTGCTGCTCACCAAGGACGGAGGCAAGTAA